From the genome of Lawsonella clevelandensis, one region includes:
- the argJ gene encoding bifunctional glutamate N-acetyltransferase/amino-acid acetyltransferase ArgJ, whose protein sequence is MTITRTAGVTAAQGFRAAGVAAGVKKHGGLDMALVVNEGPQLTAAGVFTSNRFQAAPVLWSREILTDGELRAVVLNSGGANACTGAVGLEDAKEEAIHLALQLTDAGIPTNAGQVAICSTGVIGDRLPMPAILGGIEALPGLLGNTPEKGLEAATAIMTTDTVAKQSEYTSAAGWKVGGMVKGAGMIAPSLATMLCVITTDAIANQADLEAALRFSATYSFDRLDVDGSTSTNDTVLVMANGASGVVANQAELTEAIFAVCDDLADQMMSDAEGVTKCCIITVMGAETEADALTAARVVARDNLVKTALFGQDPNWGRVLATLGVAPVTMDVLKVTVAFNGKEVFANGGGLPDARSIDMTGDRIHVEINLGVGEESASIRTTDLSHAYVEINSAYTT, encoded by the coding sequence ATGACTATCACCCGCACCGCTGGTGTGACCGCTGCACAAGGTTTTCGTGCAGCGGGGGTCGCTGCCGGCGTGAAAAAACACGGTGGCCTAGATATGGCCCTCGTTGTTAACGAGGGGCCGCAGCTCACTGCAGCCGGCGTGTTCACCTCCAATCGTTTCCAAGCCGCTCCTGTCCTCTGGTCGCGAGAAATCCTTACTGATGGAGAACTGCGTGCTGTCGTCCTGAACTCGGGCGGAGCCAATGCGTGTACTGGTGCAGTAGGGCTGGAAGACGCTAAAGAAGAAGCAATTCATCTCGCACTGCAGCTGACGGATGCAGGCATCCCCACTAACGCTGGACAGGTTGCGATCTGCTCGACCGGTGTCATCGGCGATCGACTCCCCATGCCAGCTATTTTGGGAGGAATCGAGGCTCTTCCGGGCCTCTTAGGAAATACCCCAGAGAAAGGGCTGGAAGCCGCAACCGCCATTATGACCACTGACACCGTCGCCAAGCAGAGTGAATACACCTCTGCTGCGGGATGGAAAGTGGGAGGCATGGTCAAGGGAGCTGGCATGATCGCGCCTAGCCTAGCCACCATGCTCTGCGTCATCACCACTGACGCTATCGCCAACCAGGCGGATCTCGAAGCTGCTCTCCGTTTCTCCGCTACCTATAGCTTTGATCGTCTCGATGTTGATGGCTCTACCTCCACGAATGACACTGTGCTGGTGATGGCAAACGGGGCGAGCGGAGTTGTCGCGAACCAGGCAGAACTCACTGAAGCTATTTTTGCAGTCTGCGATGACCTCGCTGACCAGATGATGAGTGATGCAGAGGGAGTGACGAAGTGCTGCATCATTACCGTCATGGGAGCAGAGACCGAAGCTGATGCGCTCACCGCTGCTCGCGTGGTTGCGCGCGACAACCTGGTGAAGACTGCACTCTTTGGACAAGACCCGAACTGGGGTCGTGTGCTCGCCACTTTGGGTGTTGCTCCGGTAACGATGGACGTTCTCAAGGTGACGGTAGCGTTCAATGGCAAGGAAGTGTTCGCCAATGGTGGCGGGCTACCTGATGCTCGCTCCATCGATATGACGGGCGATCGTATCCATGTCGAGATCAATCTTGGGGTAGGCGAGGAATCCGCCAGTATTCGCACTACTGATCTTTCGCATGCCTATGTTGAGATCAACTCGGCATACACCACCTAA
- the argH gene encoding argininosuccinate lyase, whose amino-acid sequence MSSSPRHETNKGSLWGGRFADEPAQAMALLSKSTQFDWVLAPYDIRASKAHARVLNRAQLLSDEDLATMLAGLDQLAADVASGTFQPADDDEDVHGALERGLIERVGLQVGGRLRAGRSRNDQVATLFRMWVRDALRRVGVEVLGLADALVAQADAHMGVIMPGKTHFQAAQPVLLSHQLLAHVHPLLRDIDRLKDLDRRTAVSPYGGGALAGSTLDLDPEAIAAELGFADASDNSLDGTASRDFVSEFAYVLAQIAVDVSRLAEEIIAWSTPEFSYVTLADAWSTGSSIMPQKKNPDVAELARGKAGRLIGNLSGLLATFKALPLAYDRDLQEDKEPVFDSVAQLEMTLPAMAGLVRTLVFHEDRMRELAPRGFTLATDIAEWMVKQGVPFRQAHEAAGGCVQVAEQRGVELADLTDAEFASVDPALTPEVRSVLTIEGSVASRKTRGGTAEPRVREQLERVRAAIAADVAFVESPTVPAE is encoded by the coding sequence ATGAGTTCTTCCCCTCGTCACGAGACTAATAAGGGATCACTGTGGGGAGGACGCTTCGCCGATGAACCTGCACAGGCGATGGCTCTCCTCTCCAAGTCCACCCAGTTCGACTGGGTACTGGCACCCTATGACATCCGCGCGTCGAAAGCACATGCGCGTGTGCTCAACCGGGCTCAGCTGCTCTCGGACGAGGATCTTGCCACTATGCTGGCAGGGCTTGATCAGCTCGCTGCGGATGTAGCTTCGGGAACATTCCAGCCAGCTGATGATGACGAGGATGTGCATGGTGCGCTAGAGCGTGGCCTTATCGAGCGAGTAGGGCTGCAAGTCGGTGGGCGGCTCCGTGCGGGACGCTCCCGTAACGACCAGGTCGCCACGCTTTTCCGCATGTGGGTGCGAGATGCGCTCCGACGCGTCGGAGTAGAGGTTTTGGGTTTGGCTGATGCGCTTGTCGCCCAGGCTGATGCCCATATGGGTGTCATCATGCCAGGAAAGACCCACTTCCAGGCGGCGCAGCCGGTGCTCCTTTCCCACCAGCTGCTCGCACACGTGCACCCCTTGCTGCGTGATATCGACCGACTCAAGGATCTTGACCGCCGCACCGCCGTCTCCCCGTACGGCGGCGGTGCGCTGGCCGGTTCCACTCTCGATCTCGACCCTGAAGCCATTGCCGCAGAGCTGGGCTTCGCGGATGCCTCGGACAACTCCTTAGATGGAACGGCATCTCGAGATTTCGTTTCTGAATTTGCGTATGTGCTGGCGCAGATCGCTGTGGACGTGTCCCGTCTAGCGGAAGAGATTATTGCCTGGTCGACACCCGAATTCAGCTACGTGACACTGGCAGATGCGTGGTCCACGGGAAGCTCCATCATGCCGCAGAAGAAGAACCCCGATGTTGCGGAACTTGCTCGTGGCAAGGCCGGACGCTTGATCGGTAACCTTTCCGGCTTGCTGGCAACCTTTAAAGCATTGCCGCTTGCCTATGATCGCGATTTGCAGGAAGACAAAGAGCCGGTGTTTGACTCTGTCGCACAACTGGAAATGACTCTTCCAGCGATGGCCGGTTTGGTGCGCACGCTGGTCTTCCATGAGGATCGGATGCGTGAGCTTGCCCCCCGCGGATTCACTCTGGCTACTGACATCGCGGAGTGGATGGTGAAGCAGGGTGTCCCGTTCCGTCAGGCGCATGAGGCCGCGGGCGGATGTGTCCAGGTGGCAGAACAGCGAGGGGTAGAACTGGCAGACCTGACGGATGCAGAGTTTGCCTCCGTTGACCCCGCTCTTACGCCCGAGGTTCGCTCCGTTCTTACCATTGAAGGTTCGGTGGCGTCTCGTAAGACCCGTGGCGGAACCGCTGAGCCGCGTGTGCGCGAGCAGCTCGAGCGTGTGCGAGCGGCTATTGCTGCTGATGTTGCTTTCGTTGAATCACCCACCGTTCCTGCCGAATAG
- the thiD gene encoding bifunctional hydroxymethylpyrimidine kinase/phosphomethylpyrimidine kinase: MTFISREVPRVLSIAGTDPTGGAGLQADLKSIAAAGGYGMAVVTALVAQNTCGVRSVHTPPLSFLQEQLDAVTDDVVIDAVKIGMLGDTAITQLIGEWLQQVKPPVVVLDPVMVATSGDRLLTAEAEEAMRGLVATVGDVADLAVVTPNVPELAVLVGQDRAESLGEALVQGERVLATTQAAVLVKGGHLESETMTDTLLQRDADAATFTHPHVATSNTHGTGCSLSSGLATRIAQSGDVVRATQLTTDWLYGAIFHSDLLEVGKGHGPVFHGWETDPSCQ; encoded by the coding sequence ATGACCTTTATTTCACGAGAAGTTCCACGCGTCTTGTCTATTGCTGGCACTGACCCCACTGGCGGTGCGGGTCTACAGGCAGACCTGAAGTCTATTGCGGCAGCAGGCGGCTACGGTATGGCTGTGGTGACGGCGTTGGTGGCTCAGAATACTTGCGGCGTTCGTTCCGTCCACACTCCTCCTTTGAGCTTTTTGCAGGAGCAGCTTGATGCCGTCACTGATGATGTTGTTATCGATGCGGTGAAGATTGGCATGCTGGGAGATACGGCCATTACCCAGTTAATTGGCGAATGGTTGCAGCAAGTTAAGCCGCCGGTGGTTGTTCTCGACCCGGTTATGGTGGCCACTAGTGGGGATCGGCTTTTGACTGCCGAGGCTGAGGAGGCAATGCGTGGCTTGGTCGCGACTGTTGGTGACGTTGCTGACCTTGCTGTTGTGACACCTAATGTTCCAGAACTTGCGGTGTTGGTGGGGCAGGATCGTGCCGAGAGTTTGGGGGAGGCGTTAGTGCAAGGTGAACGTGTGCTGGCGACGACGCAGGCCGCTGTCCTTGTTAAGGGTGGTCATCTGGAGTCGGAAACAATGACTGATACGTTGCTCCAGCGGGACGCTGATGCTGCCACGTTTACACATCCCCATGTGGCAACATCCAATACGCATGGGACGGGTTGTTCGTTGTCGTCTGGTTTGGCGACTCGCATTGCACAATCGGGCGACGTGGTGCGGGCGACTCAGTTGACGACTGATTGGTTGTATGGTGCCATTTTCCATTCCGATCTTTTAGAGGTTGGTAAAGGGCATGGGCCGGTATTCCATGGCTGGGAGACGGATCCCAGCTGTCAGTAG
- the argF gene encoding ornithine carbamoyltransferase, with amino-acid sequence MLRHFLRDDDLTPAEQLEVLELADALKKAPYSSRSLEGPQSAAILFDKTSTRTRFSFDTGVAQLGGNPIVVESGVTQIGKGETIEDTARVFSRFVSIIIWRTYGQDRVEDMAAAATVPVINALTDDWHPCQILADLQTIRENFGKTEGLTLTYLGDGANNMANSLLVGGLTAGMNVRIGAPDGFTPRADILEAARQRAELTGTEFLITHDPVEAVQGTNVVYTDTWVSMGQESDGLDREGPFRPFQVNDDLMAHAAKDAIFLHCLPAYRDKEVTNSVIEGPQSRVFDEAENRLHAQKAIMVWLLEKFNA; translated from the coding sequence ATGTTGCGCCACTTCCTCCGTGACGACGATCTGACCCCCGCCGAGCAACTCGAAGTTCTCGAGCTTGCTGATGCGTTAAAGAAGGCTCCCTACTCGAGCCGATCTTTGGAAGGGCCGCAGTCTGCTGCCATTCTCTTCGACAAGACCTCCACCCGCACACGCTTTTCTTTTGATACCGGCGTGGCACAGCTGGGAGGTAACCCCATCGTGGTGGAATCCGGAGTGACCCAGATCGGCAAGGGCGAAACTATTGAAGACACCGCCCGTGTCTTCTCCCGTTTTGTCTCTATCATTATTTGGCGAACCTATGGGCAGGATCGCGTTGAGGATATGGCTGCGGCGGCTACTGTTCCTGTCATCAACGCACTCACTGATGACTGGCATCCCTGTCAGATTCTGGCGGATCTCCAAACGATCCGGGAGAACTTTGGTAAGACGGAAGGCCTCACCCTCACCTACTTGGGTGACGGTGCCAACAACATGGCGAATTCGCTCCTGGTGGGTGGTCTTACTGCAGGTATGAACGTTCGTATCGGTGCCCCGGACGGGTTTACCCCGCGGGCCGACATCCTGGAGGCGGCTCGACAGCGGGCAGAGCTAACGGGGACAGAATTCCTCATCACTCACGACCCAGTCGAAGCGGTACAGGGAACCAATGTTGTCTACACCGATACCTGGGTGTCGATGGGGCAGGAAAGCGATGGCCTTGACCGAGAAGGCCCCTTCCGCCCGTTCCAGGTTAATGATGATCTGATGGCGCATGCTGCTAAGGACGCTATCTTCCTCCACTGCTTGCCGGCTTATCGGGATAAGGAAGTCACCAACTCTGTCATCGAAGGGCCCCAGTCCCGTGTGTTCGATGAAGCAGAGAATCGTCTTCACGCGCAGAAGGCCATCATGGTATGGCTGCTGGAGAAGTTCAATGCCTAA
- a CDS encoding argininosuccinate synthase, whose translation MPKRVVLAYSGGLDTSVAISWIGHETGADVVAVSIDLGQGGEDMESIRQRALGCGAVEAVVVDARDEFADDFCLPAIKANAMYQNQYPLVSALSRPLIVKHLAAAAKEFGADAIAHGCTGKGNDQVRFEVGFNALVPNAEVIAPVRDYAWTREKAIAFAEEHDLPINVTKKSPFSIDQNVFGRAVETGYLEDLWNAPTKDVYCYTEDPSVNWAAPDEVIISFKEGKPVALDGRQMSLLEIIQELNRRAGAQGIGRIDMVEDRLVGIKSREIYEAPGAVTLIRAHREMENVCMERELTRFKNRIEDRWTELVYDGLWYSPLKDSLDAFIGESQKHVTGDIRLVMHGGNINVNGRRSDESLYDFNLATYDEGDSFDQTLAKGFVQLHGLSSKINAQRDQRLAN comes from the coding sequence ATGCCAAAGCGTGTTGTACTGGCCTACTCCGGTGGCCTGGACACCTCCGTTGCTATCAGCTGGATCGGCCACGAAACTGGTGCCGACGTGGTCGCGGTCTCTATTGACCTCGGTCAGGGGGGCGAGGACATGGAGTCCATCCGCCAGCGTGCCCTCGGCTGTGGCGCGGTGGAAGCGGTGGTCGTCGACGCTCGCGATGAATTCGCTGATGACTTCTGCCTGCCGGCTATCAAGGCCAACGCCATGTACCAGAACCAGTACCCGCTGGTATCTGCGCTGTCCCGTCCTCTCATCGTGAAACACCTCGCGGCTGCGGCCAAGGAATTCGGTGCAGACGCTATTGCTCACGGCTGTACTGGTAAGGGTAACGACCAGGTGCGTTTCGAGGTGGGCTTCAACGCCCTCGTTCCCAACGCTGAAGTTATTGCCCCGGTGCGTGACTACGCCTGGACCCGTGAGAAAGCTATTGCTTTTGCAGAGGAGCACGACCTCCCCATTAATGTCACCAAGAAGTCCCCGTTCTCCATCGACCAGAACGTTTTCGGTCGTGCCGTGGAGACCGGCTACTTGGAAGACCTGTGGAACGCCCCGACCAAGGACGTCTACTGCTACACCGAGGATCCCAGCGTGAACTGGGCTGCTCCCGATGAGGTCATCATCTCCTTCAAGGAAGGCAAGCCGGTCGCTCTCGATGGCCGCCAGATGAGCCTTCTCGAAATCATTCAAGAACTCAACCGTCGCGCTGGCGCCCAGGGTATTGGTCGCATCGACATGGTGGAGGACCGTCTCGTTGGTATTAAGTCCCGCGAGATCTACGAAGCTCCCGGCGCCGTTACCCTCATCCGGGCTCACCGCGAGATGGAAAACGTTTGCATGGAGCGCGAACTTACCCGTTTCAAGAACCGCATCGAAGACCGCTGGACTGAGCTGGTCTACGACGGCCTCTGGTACAGCCCTCTGAAGGATTCCCTCGATGCTTTCATCGGCGAGTCTCAGAAGCACGTCACCGGCGATATCCGCCTGGTGATGCACGGAGGCAACATCAATGTGAACGGTCGTCGTTCGGACGAGTCTCTCTACGACTTCAACCTGGCTACCTACGACGAGGGTGACTCCTTCGATCAGACCCTCGCCAAGGGCTTCGTACAGCTGCACGGCCTGTCCAGCAAGATCAACGCGCAGCGTGATCAGCGTCTGGCTAACTAA
- a CDS encoding acetylornithine transaminase: MTSASPLQQSWTNTMMNAYGTPALGLVRGKGCIVEDESGKEYLDLLSGIAVNCLGHQHPAIIEAVTDQLHTLGHTSNFFVHPPEAHLAERLVTAFGSDQPTRVFFCNSGAEANEIAFKLSRLTGRRRIFTHLDGFHGRTMGSLALTGQEKKRAPFEPMPAGVEYFPFNDFAALQALVEKDPENTAAVIIEPIMGEAGVMVPDDDYLQKIRDLTSHYGILMICDEVQTGVYRTGDMFCSRAQGVVPDVVTLAKGLAGGFPIGAVLATGPAAGFFQPGSHGTTFGGNPYSCAAGNAVLDTIEAEKLSDHVREMGERFMSSLAALHLPLVAEIRGRGLLIGVELAEAIGPFVEQAARDAGFIINAARPNVLRIAPPLIISGEQIDQAVAAFPGILDAAFHAAAAQS; the protein is encoded by the coding sequence ATGACATCTGCCTCTCCCCTCCAGCAGAGCTGGACGAACACCATGATGAATGCCTACGGTACGCCTGCCCTCGGGCTGGTGCGCGGCAAAGGCTGCATTGTTGAGGACGAAAGCGGTAAAGAATACCTAGACCTCCTCTCGGGGATTGCCGTCAACTGTCTCGGCCATCAGCATCCTGCCATTATTGAGGCGGTCACCGATCAGCTGCATACTCTTGGGCACACCTCAAACTTTTTTGTGCATCCGCCAGAGGCGCATCTGGCAGAGCGTCTAGTCACGGCATTCGGAAGCGACCAACCCACCCGCGTCTTCTTCTGTAATTCCGGGGCGGAAGCTAATGAAATCGCTTTTAAGCTTTCTCGGCTGACAGGCCGCCGCCGTATCTTCACGCACCTTGATGGGTTCCATGGGCGCACTATGGGGTCGCTTGCCCTCACTGGCCAAGAGAAGAAACGTGCCCCCTTCGAGCCCATGCCAGCTGGAGTTGAATACTTCCCCTTCAACGATTTTGCTGCTTTGCAGGCGCTGGTGGAAAAGGACCCGGAGAATACTGCTGCCGTCATCATTGAGCCCATTATGGGTGAAGCGGGCGTCATGGTTCCCGATGACGACTATCTCCAGAAGATTCGTGATCTCACCAGCCATTACGGCATCCTCATGATTTGCGACGAAGTGCAGACGGGTGTCTACCGTACCGGAGACATGTTCTGTTCACGGGCACAGGGTGTTGTCCCCGATGTCGTGACGCTTGCAAAAGGCCTGGCGGGTGGTTTCCCCATCGGAGCAGTCCTTGCTACCGGTCCCGCAGCAGGCTTCTTCCAGCCGGGTTCTCACGGCACGACCTTCGGCGGTAATCCCTATTCGTGTGCTGCCGGTAATGCGGTGCTGGACACGATTGAAGCGGAGAAGCTGAGTGACCATGTGCGTGAGATGGGGGAGCGGTTTATGTCATCCCTTGCGGCTCTGCACCTTCCCCTGGTGGCGGAGATTCGTGGACGTGGCCTATTAATCGGCGTTGAATTAGCGGAAGCTATCGGCCCCTTCGTCGAACAAGCAGCCCGCGATGCAGGGTTCATTATCAATGCCGCCCGGCCTAACGTGCTCCGTATTGCACCACCGCTCATCATCAGCGGTGAACAGATTGATCAAGCAGTCGCTGCCTTCCCCGGCATTCTCGATGCCGCATTCCATGCCGCGGCTGCACAGTCCTAA
- the argB gene encoding acetylglutamate kinase, with protein sequence MNSETDQDAIEQSLHIPELAPQQRAAVYTEALPWIQQFAGKIIVVKYGGNAMVDDRLKAAFAKDMVMLRACGAHPVVVHGGGPQINSMLSRLGIEGEFRGGFRVTTDEVLDVVRMVLFGKVGRELVGLINNFGAYAVGISGEDAQLLTARKRTVLVEGVPTDIGLVGDITEVNPDAVHDLINAGRIPVVTTIAPDPDGQVFNVNADTASAALAVALGAEKLVMLTDVDGFYTDWPNRESLVTRIDTDTLRGLLPSLEAGMVPKMEACLRAVEGGVPAAHVIDGRVGHSVLLELFTEGGIGTMVVPPTSSPTTHNHSTHPREDNLS encoded by the coding sequence ATGAATAGTGAGACCGACCAGGACGCGATTGAACAATCGCTCCATATTCCCGAACTCGCCCCCCAACAGCGTGCCGCTGTCTATACCGAGGCCTTGCCGTGGATTCAACAATTCGCCGGCAAGATCATCGTCGTCAAATATGGCGGAAACGCCATGGTGGATGACCGGCTTAAAGCAGCTTTCGCCAAGGACATGGTGATGCTACGCGCGTGCGGAGCTCACCCGGTTGTCGTCCATGGTGGGGGGCCGCAGATTAACTCCATGCTGTCCCGTTTGGGCATTGAAGGTGAGTTCCGGGGTGGATTCCGTGTCACCACAGATGAGGTATTGGACGTTGTCCGCATGGTGCTCTTCGGCAAGGTTGGCCGTGAACTCGTGGGCCTCATCAACAACTTCGGAGCCTATGCCGTGGGTATTTCCGGAGAGGATGCGCAACTGCTCACCGCTCGGAAACGTACCGTTCTCGTGGAGGGTGTACCCACTGATATTGGCTTGGTCGGCGATATCACGGAAGTGAATCCCGATGCGGTGCATGACCTTATCAACGCAGGCCGTATCCCCGTCGTAACGACGATTGCCCCTGACCCGGATGGGCAAGTCTTCAACGTCAACGCGGACACCGCTTCAGCTGCTTTGGCAGTTGCTTTGGGAGCAGAGAAGCTCGTTATGCTGACAGATGTGGACGGCTTCTACACAGACTGGCCGAATAGAGAAAGCCTTGTTACCCGTATCGATACCGATACTTTGCGAGGTCTGCTACCTTCCCTGGAAGCTGGCATGGTTCCCAAGATGGAAGCATGTCTGCGCGCCGTTGAGGGGGGAGTACCTGCAGCCCATGTGATTGACGGTCGCGTCGGGCATTCAGTCTTACTTGAACTTTTCACGGAAGGCGGTATCGGTACCATGGTGGTGCCCCCAACTTCTAGCCCTACCACCCATAATCACTCCACTCATCCTCGTGAGGACAATCTCTCATGA
- a CDS encoding arginine repressor, with amino-acid sequence MPKTVGVPVKNTMASTRAGRQARIIGLLIEHRVHSQPQLLELLAAEGIAVTQATLSRDLDELGAVKLRAVDGGQGTYVIPEDGSPVKGVEGGTARLAKLLSELLVSAEACQALVVLRTPPGAAHYLASALDRANLPAVAGCIAGDDTIFVQTREPYKGAEVAANFAKLIGKHPQ; translated from the coding sequence ATGCCTAAGACGGTAGGCGTTCCCGTCAAGAACACTATGGCGAGCACTCGAGCAGGACGGCAGGCCCGAATTATCGGCTTACTTATTGAGCATCGGGTGCATAGCCAGCCACAACTGTTGGAGCTGCTCGCTGCAGAAGGTATTGCCGTTACCCAGGCGACTCTCTCGCGGGATCTGGACGAGCTCGGTGCAGTGAAGCTCCGTGCAGTTGATGGCGGCCAAGGCACCTACGTGATTCCGGAAGATGGCAGTCCGGTTAAGGGGGTCGAGGGTGGTACTGCTCGTCTCGCGAAACTGCTCAGCGAACTGTTGGTATCTGCGGAAGCATGCCAGGCCCTGGTGGTGTTGCGGACTCCACCAGGGGCGGCACATTACCTCGCATCTGCCCTTGATCGGGCGAATCTTCCGGCAGTTGCCGGATGCATCGCCGGTGATGACACCATCTTTGTCCAGACTAGAGAGCCGTATAAAGGGGCCGAAGTAGCGGCTAACTTTGCGAAGCTCATCGGAAAACACCCACAGTAG
- the argC gene encoding N-acetyl-gamma-glutamyl-phosphate reductase translates to MSISVAVAGATGYAGSEILRLLLTHPAYQNGELTLGALCANSNAGQKVGEFHPHLAPLADRTFVETSLETLQGHDVVFMALPHGHSGALAHSLTTVAAASGHDAPLVIDCAADFRLRDAQAWEKWYQCEYQGSWAYGLPELPGHRDAVRAARTVAVPGCFPTGASLALYPAVQAGITDGNLSVVSFSGTSGAGKGAKVANLHAEVSGSAKAYNVAGRHRHTPEILQNMQELTEQELTVSFTPVLAPMTRGILTTAFATTHATLEEVQRLYEEAYRDEPFIQLLPYGQQPQSKSVVGSNNVQIAVDVDTAAHRLVITAVIDNLVKGTAGAAVQCMNLMLGWPETTGLYTVGLAP, encoded by the coding sequence ATGAGTATATCAGTCGCAGTTGCTGGAGCCACCGGATACGCAGGATCCGAGATTCTTCGTCTCCTGCTTACCCATCCCGCCTATCAGAATGGCGAGCTCACTCTTGGCGCCCTGTGCGCCAATAGCAACGCCGGCCAAAAGGTAGGCGAGTTTCATCCTCATTTGGCTCCGCTCGCCGATCGAACCTTTGTCGAAACCTCTCTCGAGACGCTGCAGGGACACGACGTCGTCTTTATGGCGCTGCCGCATGGCCACTCTGGCGCACTCGCCCACTCCCTGACTACTGTGGCCGCCGCTTCCGGACACGACGCCCCGCTCGTTATCGACTGTGCAGCAGACTTTCGTCTTCGTGATGCACAGGCCTGGGAGAAGTGGTACCAGTGCGAGTACCAAGGATCCTGGGCCTACGGCCTACCGGAACTCCCCGGGCATCGTGACGCAGTGCGTGCTGCGCGCACCGTTGCAGTACCCGGCTGTTTCCCCACCGGTGCTTCCCTCGCTCTGTACCCCGCGGTCCAGGCAGGCATTACCGATGGGAATCTTTCCGTGGTCTCTTTTTCCGGTACCTCTGGCGCTGGAAAGGGAGCCAAGGTCGCCAACCTCCATGCCGAGGTGAGTGGTTCGGCGAAAGCCTATAACGTCGCCGGTCGGCACCGTCATACTCCGGAGATCTTGCAGAACATGCAAGAGCTCACCGAACAAGAACTTACGGTGAGTTTTACCCCAGTACTTGCCCCCATGACACGCGGTATCCTTACCACCGCTTTTGCGACAACCCACGCCACCCTAGAAGAGGTGCAGCGTCTCTACGAAGAGGCCTATCGTGATGAGCCTTTCATCCAGTTGCTTCCCTATGGGCAGCAACCACAGTCGAAGTCTGTCGTGGGATCCAACAACGTACAAATTGCTGTCGACGTCGATACTGCTGCACACCGACTCGTCATTACCGCAGTCATCGATAATCTTGTGAAGGGTACCGCCGGCGCTGCAGTGCAGTGCATGAACCTTATGCTGGGATGGCCGGAAACCACCGGTCTCTACACCGTAGGTTTGGCTCCCTAA
- a CDS encoding Trm112 family protein has protein sequence MSTEIDPALLKILACPEDKGSVLYVAGECIYNPRLHKAYPIRDGIPVMLMNEARQVSDAEHERLMGVAIDPRA, from the coding sequence ATGTCTACTGAGATTGATCCTGCATTACTCAAGATTTTGGCGTGCCCAGAGGACAAGGGGAGCGTGCTGTATGTTGCGGGCGAGTGTATCTACAACCCGCGTCTCCACAAGGCTTATCCCATCCGTGATGGTATTCCCGTCATGCTGATGAACGAGGCCCGCCAGGTTTCTGATGCCGAGCATGAGCGGCTTATGGGTGTCGCCATTGATCCAAGGGCCTAA